In one Umezawaea sp. Da 62-37 genomic region, the following are encoded:
- a CDS encoding YbaB/EbfC family nucleoid-associated protein — protein sequence MTTDHRAQVEELLADYRRSRDQLASVQRDLAAITVSVTSEDGTVTATVGSGGALTGLRLADNAYRAHRPDRLAELVLRTTEAAVAKAAERTYRTLAPVLPADTDPAALVRGTADLKPEEIAPPPPAPRRPVADDEDFGLRDSWLDDMGRTR from the coding sequence GTGACGACAGATCACCGGGCCCAGGTCGAGGAGCTGCTCGCCGACTACCGGCGCAGCCGCGACCAGCTGGCGTCCGTGCAGCGCGATCTCGCGGCGATCACGGTCTCGGTGACCAGCGAGGACGGCACGGTCACCGCGACCGTCGGCTCCGGCGGGGCGCTGACCGGTCTCCGGCTGGCGGACAACGCTTACCGGGCGCACCGGCCCGACCGGCTCGCGGAGCTGGTCCTGAGGACGACCGAGGCGGCCGTGGCCAAGGCCGCCGAGCGGACCTACCGGACGTTGGCGCCGGTGCTGCCCGCGGACACCGACCCGGCGGCGCTCGTGCGCGGCACCGCGGACCTCAAGCCCGAGGAGATCGCGCCGCCGCCGCCCGCGCCGAGGCGTCCGGTCGCCGACGACGAGGACTTCGGGTTGCGCGACAGCTGGCTGGACGACATGGGGAGGACGCGATGA
- a CDS encoding MaoC family dehydratase, with translation MSTIAFEDLTPGRIIPLGEVAVDRVEMLAFAERFDPQPFHLDEEAGKRSVLGGLAASGWFTASLWMRQYVDHVLADSTSQGSPGGRELSWLAPVFADDVLTCELEVISSRVSRSRPGLGLVEIVGRATRDGEVVYRLTFTGIFTTRG, from the coding sequence ATGAGCACGATCGCCTTCGAGGACCTCACGCCCGGAAGGATCATCCCGCTCGGCGAGGTCGCCGTCGACCGCGTCGAGATGCTGGCCTTCGCCGAGCGCTTCGACCCCCAGCCGTTCCACCTCGACGAGGAGGCGGGCAAGCGCTCCGTCCTCGGCGGCCTGGCCGCGTCCGGCTGGTTCACCGCATCGCTGTGGATGCGCCAGTACGTCGACCACGTCCTGGCCGACTCCACCTCGCAGGGCTCACCCGGTGGCCGCGAACTCTCCTGGCTGGCACCGGTCTTCGCCGACGACGTGCTCACGTGCGAGCTGGAGGTCATCAGCTCGAGGGTGTCCAGGTCCAGGCCCGGACTCGGCCTCGTCGAGATCGTGGGCAGGGCCACCCGCGACGGCGAAGTGGTCTACCGGCTGACCTTCACCGGCATCTTCACCACCCGCGGCTGA